From one Bradyrhizobium sp. Ash2021 genomic stretch:
- the pgsA gene encoding CDP-diacylglycerol--glycerol-3-phosphate 3-phosphatidyltransferase: MNIATTRGQGKTMSLPNILTYARIAAIPVVVGCVFWESILDGPMWLRWVALAVFIAAGVTDYLDGYYARIWDQQSAFGRMLDPIADKLLVASCLLMLAADNSIHGWTLWAAIVILCREILVSGLREYLAGLRVSVPVTKLAKWKTTIQLVAIGFLIAGEAGEQIIPATTLIGIVLLWMSAIFTIYTGWDYFRAGIHHLIKEDEG; the protein is encoded by the coding sequence ATGAACATCGCCACGACAAGGGGACAGGGCAAGACCATGTCCCTCCCGAATATCCTGACCTACGCCCGCATCGCCGCCATCCCGGTGGTGGTTGGCTGCGTTTTCTGGGAATCCATCCTGGACGGCCCGATGTGGCTGCGCTGGGTGGCGCTGGCCGTGTTCATCGCCGCCGGAGTTACCGACTATCTCGATGGCTACTATGCACGAATCTGGGATCAGCAATCGGCGTTCGGCCGGATGCTCGACCCGATCGCCGACAAGCTCCTGGTCGCGTCCTGCCTGTTGATGCTGGCCGCCGACAACTCGATCCATGGCTGGACGCTGTGGGCCGCGATCGTGATCCTGTGCCGGGAAATCCTGGTCTCGGGCCTGCGCGAATATCTCGCCGGCCTCCGGGTCAGCGTACCCGTTACCAAGCTCGCGAAGTGGAAGACCACCATTCAACTGGTTGCGATCGGCTTTCTGATCGCCGGCGAGGCCGGCGAGCAGATTATCCCCGCGACCACCCTGATCGGCATCGTGCTGCTCTGGATGTCGGCGATCTTCACGATCTACACCGGCTGGGATTATTTCCGCGCCGGCATCCATCACCTCATCAAGGAGGATGAGGGATGA
- a CDS encoding TIGR01459 family HAD-type hydrolase: MTSLRFVEKLRDLVGSVEVVLSDIWGVVHNGLEAFPEACEALHTYRQQGGTVILITNAPRPADSVQRQLRKLGVADDTYDAIVSSGDLTRHFVAGHPGKKIFWLGPERDSSIHRGLDAVIGPLEQADYIICTGLFDDETESAEDYRAMMLQALERKLPLICANPDIVVERGDRLIYCAGAIAELYRELGGEVIFYGKPHRPIYERAMQLAAEQRGRPAALNRVLAIGDSVRTDLAGAHGFGIDLLFVTRGIHSEDFEGIEQLDPASVKELFGHPPRALMRELRW, encoded by the coding sequence ATGACGTCACTTCGATTCGTCGAGAAATTGCGCGACCTCGTCGGTAGCGTCGAGGTCGTGCTCTCCGACATCTGGGGCGTGGTGCATAACGGGCTCGAGGCCTTTCCCGAAGCCTGCGAAGCGCTGCACACCTACCGCCAGCAGGGCGGCACCGTCATCCTCATCACCAACGCGCCGCGGCCGGCCGATTCGGTGCAGCGGCAATTGCGCAAGCTCGGCGTCGCCGACGACACCTACGATGCGATCGTCTCTTCTGGCGACCTGACCCGCCACTTCGTCGCCGGCCATCCGGGCAAGAAAATATTCTGGCTCGGGCCGGAGCGCGACAGTTCGATCCACCGCGGGCTTGATGCCGTGATCGGTCCGCTGGAGCAGGCCGATTACATCATCTGCACCGGCCTGTTCGACGACGAAACTGAATCCGCCGAAGACTATCGCGCGATGATGCTGCAGGCGCTCGAGCGCAAGCTGCCGCTGATCTGCGCCAATCCCGACATCGTCGTCGAGCGTGGCGACCGCCTGATCTATTGCGCGGGCGCGATCGCCGAGCTTTATCGCGAACTCGGCGGCGAGGTGATCTTCTACGGCAAGCCGCACCGGCCGATCTATGAGCGCGCCATGCAATTGGCCGCCGAGCAGCGCGGCCGTCCGGCGGCGCTCAACCGCGTGCTGGCGATCGGAGATTCGGTGCGGACCGATCTTGCCGGCGCCCACGGCTTCGGCATCGATCTGCTGTTCGTGACCCGCGGCATCCACTCCGAGGACTTCGAAGGCATCGAACAGCTCGACCCGGCCTCGGTGAAGGAACTGTTCGGCCACCCGCCCAGGGCGCTGATGCGGGAGCTGCGGTGGTGA
- the uvrC gene encoding excinuclease ABC subunit UvrC, with amino-acid sequence MDHDSADHPKTPAPQKARRGSKPDLPPQDPALLSDDFDPAIAATDEDDEARLPEAPDEPAEAIGEGPLAVGHAAIENAVRLAPTSPGVYRMLNVAHDVLYVGKAKNVRKRLSSYARVNAPLPARILRMIAATVTVEIISTSTETEALLLEANLIKQLRPRFNVQLRDDKSFPYILITGDHWAPQILKHRGAQSRPGRYFGPFASAGAVGRTITALQRAFLIRSCTDGFFESRTRPCLLYQIRRCSGPCTGEIDFPGYTELVREANDFLSGRSHLVKKELAGEMEKASAELEFETAALYRDRLAALSAIQSQQGINPRTVEEADVFAIHQEGGYSCVEVFFFRTGQNWGNRAYFPRAEKSFTPEEVLASFLAQFYDDKPPPKLILLSHEIEESALLADALSVKAGHKVEVSTPKRGEKKELIAHALTNAREALGRKLADTATQGRLLEGMVTTLALPHTPKRIEVYDNSHIQGTNAVGAMIVAGPDGFIKNQYRKFNIKSEGLTPGDDYAMMREVLERRFKRLLKPVDGGAAKPRPDLKPDLKADDDSFPQWPDLVIIDGGRGQLNAVREIFENLGLTQVSLLAVAKGPDRDAGRETLFMPDREAIKLEPRDPVLYFIQRLRDEAHRFVIGSHRKLRKKDIREAGLQEIPGIGPSRKRALLHHFGTLKEIERASIADLGKVPGVSAESARKIFEFFHAQPG; translated from the coding sequence ATGGATCACGATTCTGCCGACCACCCAAAAACGCCCGCCCCGCAGAAGGCAAGGCGCGGTTCAAAGCCGGATCTGCCGCCGCAAGACCCGGCGCTGCTGTCTGATGATTTCGACCCTGCCATTGCGGCCACGGATGAGGACGACGAGGCCCGCCTTCCGGAGGCGCCCGACGAGCCCGCGGAGGCGATCGGCGAGGGTCCGCTGGCGGTCGGCCATGCCGCGATCGAGAACGCGGTCCGGCTGGCGCCGACCTCGCCCGGCGTTTACCGCATGCTCAACGTGGCCCACGACGTGCTCTATGTCGGCAAGGCGAAAAACGTCCGCAAGCGCCTGTCCTCCTATGCCCGCGTCAACGCGCCCTTGCCGGCGCGCATCCTGCGCATGATCGCGGCGACCGTCACCGTCGAGATCATCTCCACCTCGACCGAGACCGAGGCGCTGCTGCTCGAAGCCAATCTGATCAAGCAATTGCGGCCGCGCTTCAACGTGCAGCTGCGCGACGACAAGTCGTTTCCCTATATCCTGATCACCGGCGACCACTGGGCGCCGCAGATCCTGAAACATCGCGGCGCGCAATCGCGGCCGGGACGATATTTCGGACCGTTCGCGTCCGCAGGCGCCGTGGGCCGCACCATCACGGCGCTGCAGCGCGCGTTCCTGATCCGCTCCTGCACCGACGGATTCTTCGAAAGCCGCACGCGCCCTTGCCTGCTCTATCAGATCCGCCGTTGTTCGGGCCCCTGCACCGGCGAGATCGATTTCCCCGGCTATACCGAGCTCGTGCGGGAAGCCAACGACTTCCTTTCCGGCCGCAGCCATCTGGTGAAAAAGGAGCTGGCCGGCGAGATGGAAAAGGCCTCGGCCGAACTCGAATTCGAGACCGCGGCACTCTACCGCGACCGCCTCGCCGCTCTGTCGGCGATCCAGTCGCAGCAGGGTATCAATCCACGCACCGTGGAAGAGGCCGACGTGTTCGCGATCCATCAGGAGGGCGGCTATTCCTGCGTCGAGGTGTTCTTCTTCCGCACCGGGCAGAACTGGGGCAACCGCGCCTATTTTCCGCGTGCGGAAAAATCGTTCACGCCGGAGGAAGTGCTGGCCTCGTTCCTGGCGCAATTCTACGACGACAAGCCGCCGCCGAAACTGATCCTGCTCTCGCACGAAATCGAGGAAAGCGCGCTCCTGGCCGACGCGTTGTCGGTGAAAGCCGGGCACAAGGTGGAGGTCTCCACCCCCAAGCGCGGCGAGAAGAAAGAGCTGATCGCGCACGCCCTCACCAATGCGCGCGAGGCGCTCGGCCGCAAGCTCGCCGATACCGCGACGCAAGGCCGCCTGCTGGAAGGAATGGTCACCACGCTCGCCCTGCCGCATACGCCCAAGCGCATCGAGGTCTACGACAACAGCCATATCCAGGGCACCAACGCGGTCGGCGCCATGATCGTGGCGGGGCCGGACGGTTTCATCAAGAACCAGTACCGCAAGTTCAACATCAAGTCGGAGGGCCTGACGCCGGGCGACGATTACGCGATGATGCGCGAGGTGCTGGAGCGGCGCTTCAAGCGGTTGTTGAAACCTGTGGATGGCGGCGCCGCGAAGCCCAGGCCGGACCTCAAGCCGGACCTCAAGGCGGACGACGATTCGTTTCCGCAATGGCCCGATCTCGTCATCATCGACGGCGGCCGCGGGCAACTGAACGCGGTCCGGGAAATCTTTGAAAACCTCGGGCTGACCCAGGTCTCGCTGCTGGCGGTCGCCAAGGGTCCGGACCGCGACGCCGGCCGCGAAACCCTGTTCATGCCGGACCGCGAGGCCATCAAGCTCGAGCCGCGCGACCCCGTGCTGTATTTCATTCAAAGGCTGCGCGACGAGGCACATCGGTTCGTGATCGGCTCGCACCGCAAGCTGCGCAAAAAGGACATCCGCGAGGCCGGCCTGCAGGAAATTCCGGGCATCGGCCCGTCACGCAAACGTGCCTTGCTGCACCACTTTGGAACGCTGAAGGAGATCGAGCGGGCCTCGATCGCCGACCTCGGCAAGGTTCCAGGGGTCAGCGCGGAAAGCGCCCGCAAGATTTTCGAGTTTTTCCACGCCCAGCCGGGTTAA
- the prmB gene encoding 50S ribosomal protein L3 N(5)-glutamine methyltransferase, with protein sequence MAKPSKAPAKRGRAGSTFPKVGSGELLTLLDFVRFAVSRFIEAKLAFAHGTTDPVAEAAFLVCETLHLHPDQFEAFATARVTVAEGKKILDLIERRVTTRKPAAYLVNKIYMRGLPFYVDERTIVPRSFIGELLDSHFGGDDEQGGSLIDDPLSVESVLDLCTGSGCLAILASRNFPNAAIDAVDISRDALEVAARNVGDYGLEHRLALHRGDLFKPLGDKRYDLIITNPPYVDAEGMAALPRECRAEPKLAFDGGADGLDIVRRILDEAKAHLTPQGGLLCEIGRGRQQLEDAYPQLPLLWLDTEDSDGEVFWIGAADL encoded by the coding sequence ATGGCCAAACCCAGCAAGGCGCCGGCCAAGCGCGGCCGTGCCGGTTCGACATTCCCAAAGGTCGGTTCCGGCGAATTGCTGACGCTGCTCGATTTCGTCCGCTTCGCGGTGAGCCGTTTCATCGAAGCCAAACTGGCGTTCGCGCACGGCACCACCGATCCAGTGGCCGAAGCTGCCTTCCTCGTATGCGAAACCCTGCATCTGCACCCCGACCAGTTCGAAGCCTTCGCGACCGCGCGCGTCACGGTGGCCGAAGGCAAAAAGATCCTCGATTTGATCGAGCGCCGCGTCACCACGCGAAAGCCCGCCGCCTATCTCGTCAACAAGATCTACATGCGCGGCCTGCCGTTCTATGTCGACGAGCGCACCATCGTGCCGCGTTCCTTCATCGGCGAATTGCTGGACTCCCATTTCGGCGGTGACGACGAGCAAGGCGGTTCGCTGATCGACGATCCCCTGTCGGTGGAAAGCGTGCTCGATCTCTGCACCGGCTCGGGCTGCCTTGCGATCCTGGCCAGCCGGAATTTTCCGAACGCGGCAATCGATGCGGTGGATATTTCCAGGGACGCGCTCGAGGTCGCCGCGCGCAATGTCGGCGATTACGGATTGGAGCATCGCCTGGCACTTCACCGCGGCGATCTGTTCAAGCCGCTGGGCGACAAGCGCTACGATCTCATCATCACCAATCCGCCCTATGTCGATGCGGAAGGCATGGCCGCGCTGCCCCGCGAATGCCGCGCCGAGCCGAAGCTTGCCTTCGACGGTGGCGCCGACGGGCTCGATATCGTCAGACGCATCCTCGATGAGGCCAAGGCGCACCTGACGCCGCAGGGCGGGCTGTTGTGCGAGATCGGCCGCGGCCGCCAACAGCTGGAGGACGCCTACCCGCAATTGCCGCTGCTGTGGCTCGACACCGAGGATTCCGACGGCGAAGTGTTCTGGATCGGCGCTGCGGATCTGTAA
- a CDS encoding EAL domain-containing protein has product MIRISTIFIAICMVLVAASLGLVLYSVAGISGTESAIVALTALTFLILYNAVSMRLRDRSDVGGQIADLSRGTADLARQVAEFGRRLAAVEGRVVSANSTNADRIQAVVGEINELGVLVKQLAVSVASHDDMLSSGVPAPAPVSQPDFDRSGAPLATPAGEAAADIAAAVINATPAPVAVAAEAAAPSRSQQGLLAAVKTAVEENRLDIYLQPMVTLPQRKVRYYEAVTRLRDDKDQVIAADDFIGVAEAGGLIGRIDHMVMLRCIQVLRRLMVRNKDVGVFCNVSAATLGNQANFAQCLDFLEANRALAPSFVLEFKQATFRNLGATETEHLAALSQRGYRFSIDHVSDLRIEPRELADRGVRFIKVPAALLLDPKQSSASDIHPSDLSDLLGRFGIDLIAEKIEGERAVVDLLDYDVRFGQGFLFAPPRPLRPEGASPTAGAAPNKAQDPQASQALAPNGSSNPAPTAIDPPPRATGNAALARRAAGPG; this is encoded by the coding sequence ATGATTCGCATTTCGACGATTTTCATCGCCATCTGCATGGTGCTGGTCGCGGCTTCGCTTGGCCTTGTGCTGTATTCGGTGGCGGGCATCAGCGGCACGGAATCCGCGATCGTGGCGCTGACCGCGCTGACCTTCCTGATCCTCTACAACGCCGTCTCGATGCGGCTGCGCGACCGCAGCGATGTCGGCGGCCAGATCGCGGACCTGTCGCGCGGCACCGCCGACCTCGCCCGCCAGGTGGCGGAATTCGGCCGCCGGCTCGCCGCCGTCGAGGGCCGGGTGGTGTCGGCGAATTCCACCAATGCCGACCGCATCCAGGCCGTGGTCGGTGAAATCAACGAACTCGGCGTGCTGGTCAAACAGCTCGCGGTCTCCGTCGCCAGCCATGACGACATGCTGTCCTCGGGCGTCCCTGCCCCCGCCCCGGTGAGCCAGCCCGATTTCGACCGTAGCGGGGCGCCGCTTGCCACCCCGGCTGGCGAGGCGGCAGCTGACATCGCAGCCGCGGTCATCAATGCCACGCCGGCGCCGGTTGCGGTTGCCGCGGAGGCCGCCGCGCCCTCGCGCAGCCAGCAAGGGCTGCTCGCCGCGGTGAAAACCGCGGTCGAGGAAAACCGGCTCGATATCTATCTGCAGCCGATGGTGACGCTGCCGCAGCGCAAGGTGCGCTACTACGAGGCGGTGACGCGGCTGCGCGACGACAAGGATCAGGTCATCGCCGCCGACGACTTCATCGGTGTGGCCGAAGCCGGCGGCCTGATCGGACGCATCGACCACATGGTGATGCTGCGCTGTATCCAGGTGCTGCGCCGGTTGATGGTGCGCAACAAGGATGTCGGTGTGTTCTGCAACGTGTCCGCCGCGACGCTGGGCAATCAAGCCAATTTCGCGCAATGCCTCGATTTCCTCGAGGCCAATCGCGCGCTGGCGCCGTCCTTCGTGCTCGAATTCAAGCAGGCGACGTTCCGCAATCTCGGCGCGACCGAGACCGAGCATCTGGCGGCGCTGTCGCAGCGCGGTTACCGTTTCTCGATCGACCATGTCAGCGATCTCAGGATCGAGCCGCGCGAACTCGCCGATCGCGGCGTCCGCTTCATCAAGGTGCCGGCGGCGCTGCTGCTCGACCCGAAGCAGAGTTCGGCATCCGATATTCACCCCTCCGACCTTTCCGACCTGCTCGGCCGCTTCGGCATCGACCTGATCGCCGAAAAGATCGAGGGCGAGCGCGCGGTGGTCGACCTGCTGGATTATGACGTGCGGTTTGGGCAGGGTTTCCTGTTTGCACCGCCCCGGCCGTTGCGGCCGGAGGGGGCATCGCCTACCGCCGGGGCCGCTCCGAACAAGGCTCAGGACCCCCAAGCATCCCAGGCATTGGCACCCAATGGCTCCAGCAATCCCGCCCCTACCGCCATCGATCCGCCACCGCGGGCGACCGGCAATGCCGCGCTGGCGCGCCGCGCCGCCGGACCGGGCTAA
- the moaD gene encoding molybdopterin converting factor subunit 1, with translation MKVKYFAWVRERVGMAEETVEPPADVRTVGDLIGWLAKRGESYAHAFETPRVIRAAIDHAHVKPDAAIAGAREIAFFPPMTGG, from the coding sequence ATGAAGGTCAAATATTTCGCCTGGGTACGCGAGCGGGTCGGCATGGCGGAAGAAACCGTCGAGCCGCCGGCGGATGTGCGGACGGTGGGCGACCTGATCGGCTGGCTCGCCAAGCGCGGCGAGAGCTATGCCCATGCGTTCGAGACGCCGCGGGTGATCCGCGCCGCGATCGACCACGCCCATGTCAAGCCGGATGCGGCCATCGCCGGCGCCCGCGAGATTGCCTTTTTCCCGCCGATGACCGGCGGCTGA
- a CDS encoding bifunctional riboflavin kinase/FAD synthetase encodes MTTGFTVIRDTTPANAIPRGAVVAMGNFDGVHLGHRAVIEAALQMGRAHGKPAFAVTFEPHPRSFFSPNSPQFRLTDEANKLRLLAGTGLAGAVVMTFDKTRAGTSAQDFIHHDLIGRLGISGIAVGYDFHFGKGRVGSPSLLVSEAPRLGIEVDVQAHVDIEERPVSSSAIRMALAEGQIADATAMLGGPWFVTGEVIHGEKRGRDLGFRTANIRLDKNCSLKHGIYAVRVGRGAERLNGVASFGRRPTFDNGAPLLEVFLFDFEGDLYGAVLDVAFIGFIRDELKFDSIDALVRQMDDDSAKARVALAAAPDAFPRLGVIS; translated from the coding sequence ATGACGACTGGCTTTACCGTTATCCGCGACACCACCCCTGCGAACGCCATCCCCCGCGGCGCCGTGGTGGCGATGGGCAATTTCGACGGCGTCCATCTCGGCCACCGTGCCGTCATCGAGGCCGCCCTGCAGATGGGCCGCGCCCATGGCAAGCCGGCCTTTGCGGTGACCTTTGAGCCGCATCCCCGCAGCTTCTTCAGCCCCAACAGCCCGCAATTCCGCCTCACCGACGAGGCCAACAAGCTGCGGCTGCTGGCCGGAACGGGCCTCGCCGGCGCCGTGGTGATGACCTTCGACAAGACCCGCGCCGGGACCTCGGCGCAGGATTTCATTCACCATGACCTGATCGGACGGCTCGGCATATCCGGCATTGCGGTCGGCTATGACTTCCATTTCGGTAAAGGTAGGGTCGGCTCGCCCAGCCTTCTGGTCAGCGAGGCGCCGCGGCTCGGCATCGAGGTCGATGTCCAGGCCCATGTCGACATCGAGGAGCGGCCGGTTTCCTCCAGTGCCATCCGCATGGCGCTGGCCGAGGGGCAGATCGCGGACGCCACCGCCATGCTGGGCGGGCCATGGTTCGTCACCGGCGAGGTGATCCATGGCGAGAAGCGCGGCCGCGATCTCGGCTTTCGCACCGCCAATATCCGCCTCGACAAGAATTGCAGCCTCAAGCACGGCATCTATGCGGTGCGGGTCGGACGCGGTGCCGAGCGCCTCAATGGCGTGGCGAGCTTCGGCCGCCGCCCGACCTTCGACAATGGCGCGCCCTTGCTCGAAGTGTTCCTGTTCGACTTCGAGGGCGATCTCTATGGCGCAGTGCTCGACGTCGCCTTCATCGGCTTCATCCGCGACGAACTGAAGTTCGACAGCATCGATGCGCTGGTCCGGCAAATGGATGACGACAGCGCCAAAGCCCGCGTGGCCTTGGCCGCCGCGCCGGACGCGTTTCCCAGGCTCGGGGTGATCTCTTAA
- a CDS encoding aspartate aminotransferase family protein, with translation MLDKSPHAAVNVPNDLAAHWMPFTANRAFKKSPRLLAGAKDMHYITVDGRKIIDGAAGMWCCNAGHGRSQISDAIGKQAAALDYAPPFQFGIPQAFELASRIADLAPDGLDHVFFCNSGSEAADTALKIALAYHQISGQGGRVRLIGRERGYHGVGFGGTSVGGIVANRKIYGSLLSGVDHLPHTYDREKQAFTKGEPEYGAHFADELERLVNLHGANTIAAVIVEPMAGSTGVLPAPKGYLKRLREITQKHGILLIFDEVITGYGRLGFAFAAERYGVTPDMLTFAKGITNGAAPMGGVLIRGTIHDAFMNGPEHMVELTHGYTYSAHPIACAAALATLDIYRDEKLFERANKLEAKFADAVMSLRSQPGVVDIRTVGLTAGIDLAPRPDLPGKRGLDALNSAFHDNDLMLRVAGDTLALTPPLIVTEDQIGEIVDKVAKVIRATA, from the coding sequence ATGTTGGACAAGAGCCCCCACGCCGCCGTCAATGTTCCGAACGATCTCGCCGCGCACTGGATGCCGTTCACCGCAAACCGGGCGTTCAAGAAGAGCCCGCGGCTGCTCGCCGGCGCCAAGGACATGCATTACATCACCGTTGACGGCCGCAAGATCATCGACGGCGCCGCCGGCATGTGGTGCTGCAACGCCGGCCACGGCCGCAGCCAGATTTCCGACGCGATCGGCAAGCAGGCCGCCGCCCTCGACTACGCGCCGCCGTTCCAGTTCGGCATCCCGCAGGCGTTCGAACTCGCCAGCCGCATCGCCGATCTGGCGCCCGATGGCCTCGACCACGTGTTCTTCTGCAATTCCGGCTCGGAAGCCGCCGACACCGCGCTCAAGATTGCGCTGGCCTATCACCAGATCAGCGGCCAGGGCGGCCGTGTCCGGCTGATCGGCCGCGAGCGCGGCTATCACGGCGTCGGCTTTGGCGGCACGTCCGTCGGCGGCATCGTTGCTAACCGCAAGATCTACGGCTCGCTGCTGTCAGGCGTCGACCATCTGCCCCACACCTACGACCGCGAGAAGCAGGCCTTTACCAAGGGCGAGCCGGAATATGGCGCGCATTTCGCCGACGAACTGGAGCGGCTGGTCAATCTGCACGGCGCCAACACCATCGCCGCCGTGATCGTCGAGCCGATGGCGGGGTCGACCGGCGTGCTGCCGGCGCCGAAGGGTTACCTCAAGCGGCTGCGCGAGATCACCCAAAAGCACGGCATTCTCTTGATCTTTGACGAGGTCATCACCGGTTATGGCCGGCTCGGCTTCGCGTTTGCCGCCGAACGCTACGGCGTGACGCCTGACATGCTGACCTTCGCCAAGGGCATCACCAACGGTGCGGCGCCAATGGGTGGCGTTCTGATACGCGGCACCATCCACGACGCCTTCATGAACGGCCCGGAACATATGGTCGAACTGACCCACGGCTATACCTATTCGGCGCATCCGATCGCCTGCGCGGCGGCGCTCGCGACCCTCGATATCTACCGCGACGAAAAGCTGTTCGAGCGGGCCAACAAGCTCGAGGCGAAATTCGCCGACGCGGTGATGTCGCTGCGGAGCCAGCCCGGCGTGGTCGATATCCGCACGGTTGGCCTCACCGCCGGCATCGACCTCGCGCCGCGCCCGGACCTGCCGGGCAAGCGCGGTCTCGACGCGCTGAACAGCGCCTTCCACGACAACGACCTGATGCTGCGGGTGGCCGGCGACACCTTGGCGCTGACGCCGCCTCTGATCGTCACCGAGGACCAGATCGGCGAGATCGTCGACAAGGTCGCCAAGGTGATCCGCGCGACGGCGTAA
- a CDS encoding molybdenum cofactor biosynthesis protein MoaE codes for MTAIATIRIQEADFDVGQEIAALTRDRTDIGAVVSFSGICRGSENGEPIAALTLEYYPGMAEAEIKRHADEALSRWPLTGLTVVHRVGRITPGENIVLVLAASQHRQAAFQAAEFLMDYLKANAPFWKREEGLKGSSWIEARGHDDAAAERWTKS; via the coding sequence ATGACCGCCATCGCGACCATCCGCATCCAGGAAGCCGATTTCGACGTCGGCCAGGAGATTGCGGCGCTGACCAGGGACCGCACCGATATCGGCGCCGTCGTCAGCTTCAGCGGCATTTGCCGCGGCAGCGAAAACGGCGAACCGATCGCAGCCCTGACGCTCGAATATTACCCCGGCATGGCCGAGGCCGAAATCAAGCGCCATGCCGACGAGGCGCTGTCGCGCTGGCCGCTGACCGGGCTGACCGTCGTGCATCGGGTCGGGCGCATCACGCCCGGCGAAAATATCGTGCTGGTGCTGGCGGCATCCCAGCACCGGCAGGCGGCGTTTCAGGCTGCGGAGTTTTTGATGGATTATCTGAAAGCCAACGCCCCGTTCTGGAAGCGCGAGGAAGGCCTCAAAGGCTCGAGCTGGATCGAGGCCCGCGGCCACGATGACGCCGCAGCAGAGCGCTGGACCAAATCCTGA
- a CDS encoding response regulator, translating to MAVDLSMSVLVVDDYNTMIRIIRNLLKQLGFENIDDASDGSEALNKMRGKKYGLVISDWNMEPMTGYDLLKEVRADPNLATTPFIMITAESKTENVIAAKKAGVNNYIVKPFNAATLKTKIEAVFPDMATA from the coding sequence ATGGCGGTTGATTTGTCCATGTCGGTTCTGGTGGTCGATGACTACAACACCATGATCCGCATCATCCGGAATCTTCTGAAGCAGCTCGGCTTCGAAAACATCGACGATGCCTCGGACGGATCCGAGGCGCTGAACAAGATGCGCGGCAAGAAATACGGGCTCGTGATCTCCGACTGGAACATGGAGCCGATGACGGGCTATGACCTGCTCAAGGAAGTCCGTGCCGACCCCAATCTGGCCACCACGCCGTTCATCATGATCACGGCGGAATCCAAGACCGAGAACGTGATCGCCGCCAAGAAGGCCGGCGTGAACAATTACATCGTCAAGCCGTTCAATGCGGCGACCCTGAAGACCAAGATCGAAGCGGTCTTCCCGGACATGGCGACGGCGTAA